One Weissella ceti DNA window includes the following coding sequences:
- a CDS encoding RecX family transcriptional regulator has translation MRTITRVTQQKRPGRYNIYLDDDYGFAVDEKILIQFDLFKGTTLDDEQLAEVEAAEFEQKAYQKGLIYATGQLRSSQQVAEKLRQAEFPPHVIERVLERLTNAQVLDDTAFAEGYVAGIMRSGKLGPKGVIYKLKQWGIDQNTILDAVDAYDDETQSEHLVTQVERLLEKHSNQSIYIAKQKTTQKLLQDGFDQRLIKHALADYFETHGVDADEEAEKLDRDAQKVVNRYRQYTGWEFTKRVKQALYRKGYQLDAIDRWLRAFEREKDEE, from the coding sequence ATGCGAACAATTACACGCGTAACGCAACAAAAACGACCTGGCCGCTATAACATTTATTTAGATGATGATTATGGCTTTGCGGTCGACGAAAAAATTTTGATTCAATTTGATTTATTTAAGGGTACGACCTTAGATGATGAGCAGTTGGCTGAAGTAGAAGCCGCTGAATTTGAACAAAAAGCTTATCAAAAAGGGTTAATTTATGCGACTGGCCAATTACGTTCTAGTCAACAGGTGGCCGAAAAACTGCGACAAGCTGAATTCCCACCACATGTTATAGAACGTGTTTTAGAGCGTCTGACTAATGCACAGGTATTAGATGATACAGCGTTCGCAGAAGGCTATGTGGCGGGTATAATGCGCTCTGGGAAGTTGGGACCAAAAGGTGTCATCTACAAGTTAAAGCAATGGGGGATTGATCAGAATACTATTCTGGATGCTGTGGATGCATATGATGATGAAACGCAATCAGAACATCTCGTAACACAAGTGGAACGCTTGCTCGAGAAACATAGTAATCAGTCAATTTATATTGCCAAGCAAAAGACAACTCAGAAATTACTACAAGATGGGTTTGATCAACGCCTCATTAAACATGCATTAGCAGACTACTTTGAAACACATGGTGTGGACGCTGATGAAGAAGCTGAGAAACTAGATCGAGATGCCCAAAAAGTGGTTAACCGTTATCGTCAATATACTGGTTGGGAATTCACGAAACGGGTAAAACAAGCCTTGTATCGTAAAGGGTATCAATTAGATGCCATTGATCGCTGGTTACGAGCGTTTGAGCGCGAAAAAGACGAGGAATAG
- the ntdP gene encoding nucleoside tri-diphosphate phosphatase, producing the protein MKDSRLPREGDFITIKSYKHDGSLHRTWRDTMVLKTSENAIIGLNDHTLVIEDDGRRWVTREPAIVYFHRKYWFNIVAMLRENGVSYYCNLASPFVLDKEALKYIDYDLDVKVFPDGERRLLDADEYEIHKARWQYSADIDYILKEHVKILVDWIEQERGPFSQAYVDLWYRRYLEIKRRNNR; encoded by the coding sequence ATGAAAGATAGTCGACTACCACGGGAAGGCGACTTTATTACGATTAAGAGCTACAAGCATGATGGGAGCCTCCATCGTACCTGGCGTGACACAATGGTGTTAAAGACCAGTGAAAATGCGATTATTGGATTAAATGATCATACGTTGGTGATTGAAGATGACGGGCGCCGTTGGGTGACTCGTGAACCAGCCATCGTATATTTTCATCGAAAATACTGGTTTAACATTGTGGCGATGTTGCGTGAAAATGGCGTGTCATATTACTGCAACTTGGCCTCACCATTTGTTTTAGATAAAGAAGCACTTAAATATATAGATTACGACCTGGATGTCAAAGTGTTTCCAGATGGTGAACGTCGTTTATTAGATGCAGATGAATATGAGATTCATAAAGCGCGTTGGCAATATTCGGCAGACATAGATTATATTTTGAAAGAACATGTCAAAATATTGGTTGATTGGATTGAGCAAGAGCGTGGCCCATTTTCACAAGCATATGTTGATTTGTGGTACCGTCGTTACTTAGAAATTAAGCGACGAAATAATCGATAA
- a CDS encoding universal stress protein gives MTELTYNNILVPVDGSKESEAAFKKSVQVALRNGSDAHLHILHVIDTRSFQSVTDFQTTMIDQVAETAKETLDRYLAEAKAAGVENVEYTIEYGSPKAIIAEEAPKEYNIDLIMLGATGLNTIERLLIGSVADYVVRTSKIDTLIVRAED, from the coding sequence ATGACAGAATTAACATACAACAACATTTTGGTACCGGTCGATGGATCAAAGGAATCTGAAGCTGCCTTCAAGAAGTCAGTTCAAGTTGCTTTGCGTAACGGTTCTGATGCGCATTTGCACATCTTGCACGTTATCGATACACGTTCATTCCAAAGTGTGACTGATTTCCAAACAACAATGATTGATCAAGTTGCGGAAACTGCGAAGGAAACATTGGATCGCTACCTAGCTGAAGCTAAGGCTGCTGGTGTTGAAAACGTAGAATACACAATTGAATACGGATCACCTAAGGCAATCATTGCTGAAGAAGCACCTAAGGAATACAACATTGACTTGATCATGTTGGGAGCCACTGGGTTGAACACAATCGAACGTTTGTTGATTGGTTCTGTTGCTGACTACGTTGTCCGTACATCAAAGATCGACACATTGATTGTTCGTGCCGAAGACTAA
- a CDS encoding valine--tRNA ligase, producing the protein MREIEMPGKYDATSVEAGRYEKWLADNRFAPSSNDKARPYSIVIPPPNVTGKLHLGHAWDTTLQDMLIRQKRMQGFDTLWLPGMDHAGIATQAKVEQRLAGEGISRYDLGREKFVEQVWDWKNEYAETIHEQWGKLGLSLDYERERFTLDEGLSDAVRKVFVTLYEKDLIYRGEYIINWDPKARTALSDIEVIHEDDEGAFYHVKYPFVEEGVSYDGKNYIEIATTRPETMFGDVAIAVHPSDERYKALVGQLVTVPLVGRQIPIIADEYVDPEFGSGMVKITPAHDPNDFAVGNRHDLERINTMNDDASMNERAGKYEGMDRFEAREAISADLQAGDYMLEIEPITHSVGHSERTGVPVESRLSTQWFVKMKPLAEQALAMQQGEDRVDFYPSRFEDTFTRWMEDIHDWVISRQLWWGHQIPAWYHKTTGEMYVGMDAPEDIENWEQDNDVLDTWFSSALWPFSTMGWPDEEADDFNRYFPTNTLVTGYDIIFFWVSRMMFQSKEFTGRRPFNNVLIHGLIRDEDGRKMSKSLGNGIDPMDVIEKYGADALRWFLATGSTPGLDVRFSYTKMDASWNFINKIWNASRYVIMNLDADTEAKLPEDRAALSLADRWILSRLNTTIENVTKNFEKFEFGEAGRTLYNFIWNDFADWYIEMTKQTLNGDDAEAKKTVQQVLAYVLDQTLRLLHPIMPFVTEAIYLDMPMPTEDSLTSAAYPEVHAELADEVAEADFQSLVDLITAVRTIRTEANAPMSTEIDILIQTEDENLQRIFEENADYINRFVKPKTLEIGAQIEAPALAMSQVISGAQIYVPLAELIDIEEEIARLEGEAKKFAGEVKRSTGKLNNEKFVGSAPEAVVAAEREKLADWETKLAATQARLTELEAARG; encoded by the coding sequence ATGCGTGAAATTGAAATGCCTGGTAAATATGACGCGACGTCCGTTGAAGCGGGTCGCTATGAAAAGTGGTTGGCTGACAACCGCTTTGCCCCAAGTAGTAACGATAAGGCTCGTCCTTACTCAATCGTTATTCCACCACCTAACGTTACTGGAAAGTTGCACCTAGGACACGCCTGGGACACAACTTTGCAAGACATGTTGATCCGTCAAAAGCGTATGCAAGGATTTGACACATTGTGGTTGCCTGGAATGGACCACGCTGGAATCGCAACACAAGCTAAGGTTGAACAACGTTTGGCTGGTGAAGGGATTTCACGTTACGATCTAGGTCGTGAAAAGTTCGTTGAACAAGTTTGGGATTGGAAGAACGAATACGCTGAAACAATCCACGAACAATGGGGAAAGCTTGGTCTTTCTTTGGATTACGAACGTGAACGTTTCACATTGGACGAAGGTTTGTCAGATGCTGTGCGTAAGGTCTTTGTGACATTGTACGAAAAGGACTTGATCTACCGTGGTGAATACATCATCAACTGGGATCCAAAGGCCCGTACGGCTTTGTCAGATATCGAAGTTATCCACGAAGATGATGAAGGTGCCTTCTACCATGTGAAGTACCCATTCGTTGAAGAAGGGGTATCTTACGATGGTAAGAACTACATTGAAATCGCGACAACACGTCCGGAAACAATGTTTGGTGACGTTGCGATTGCCGTTCACCCAAGTGACGAACGTTATAAGGCTCTTGTTGGTCAATTGGTAACAGTGCCATTGGTTGGTCGTCAAATTCCAATTATCGCTGACGAATACGTTGACCCAGAATTTGGATCAGGAATGGTGAAGATTACACCAGCCCACGACCCTAACGACTTTGCCGTTGGTAACCGTCACGATCTAGAACGTATCAACACAATGAACGATGATGCGTCAATGAACGAACGTGCTGGTAAGTACGAAGGAATGGATCGTTTCGAAGCGCGTGAAGCCATCTCAGCTGATTTGCAAGCTGGTGACTACATGCTAGAAATTGAACCAATCACACACTCAGTTGGTCACTCAGAACGTACTGGTGTGCCAGTTGAATCTCGTCTATCAACACAATGGTTCGTTAAGATGAAGCCTTTGGCTGAACAAGCTTTGGCTATGCAACAAGGTGAAGACCGCGTTGACTTCTATCCATCACGTTTCGAAGATACATTCACACGCTGGATGGAAGACATTCACGATTGGGTTATCTCACGTCAACTATGGTGGGGACACCAAATCCCAGCTTGGTACCACAAGACTACTGGGGAAATGTACGTTGGTATGGATGCGCCTGAAGATATCGAAAACTGGGAACAAGACAACGACGTTTTGGACACTTGGTTCTCATCAGCGCTATGGCCATTTTCAACAATGGGTTGGCCAGATGAAGAAGCGGATGACTTTAACCGTTACTTCCCAACTAATACTTTGGTAACTGGATACGACATCATCTTCTTCTGGGTATCACGTATGATGTTCCAATCAAAGGAATTCACTGGACGTCGTCCATTTAACAATGTGTTGATTCACGGTTTGATCCGTGACGAAGACGGTCGTAAGATGTCTAAGTCATTGGGTAACGGAATCGACCCAATGGACGTGATTGAAAAGTACGGAGCCGATGCATTGCGTTGGTTCTTGGCAACTGGATCAACTCCAGGGCTAGACGTACGTTTCTCATACACTAAGATGGATGCTTCATGGAACTTCATCAACAAGATCTGGAATGCGTCTCGTTACGTTATCATGAACTTGGATGCAGATACTGAAGCGAAGTTGCCAGAAGACCGTGCAGCTTTGTCATTGGCTGATCGTTGGATCTTGTCACGTTTGAACACAACAATCGAAAACGTCACAAAGAATTTCGAAAAGTTCGAATTCGGAGAAGCTGGACGTACATTGTACAACTTCATCTGGAACGACTTTGCTGACTGGTACATCGAAATGACTAAGCAAACTTTGAATGGGGATGACGCAGAAGCTAAGAAGACTGTACAACAAGTTCTTGCTTACGTGCTTGACCAAACATTGCGTTTGCTACACCCAATCATGCCATTCGTTACAGAAGCTATCTACTTGGATATGCCTATGCCAACTGAAGACTCATTGACTTCAGCTGCATACCCAGAAGTACATGCTGAATTGGCTGATGAAGTTGCGGAAGCTGACTTCCAAAGCTTGGTAGACTTGATTACTGCGGTTCGTACTATCCGTACAGAAGCGAATGCACCAATGTCTACTGAAATTGACATCTTGATTCAAACTGAAGATGAAAATCTACAACGTATTTTCGAAGAAAATGCAGATTACATCAACCGTTTTGTAAAGCCTAAGACACTTGAAATTGGTGCTCAAATTGAAGCGCCAGCTTTGGCCATGTCACAAGTTATCTCAGGAGCACAAATCTACGTGCCTCTTGCAGAATTGATTGACATTGAAGAAGAAATTGCTCGTCTTGAAGGTGAAGCAAAGAAGTTTGCGGGTGAAGTTAAGCGTAGTACTGGTAAGTTGAACAACGAAAAGTTCGTTGGTTCAGCGCCTGAAGCCGTTGTTGCGGCTGAACGTGAAAAGCTTGCTGACTGGGAAACTAAGTTGGCTGCTACACAAGCTCGTTTGACAGAACTTGAAGCTGCTCGCGGATAA
- the phoU gene encoding phosphate signaling complex protein PhoU: MRRMFDEELADLDTSFKEMGLLVSETLEHSVQAFLDHDRENAQEIIDHDKAVNQREIAIEKKTFEMIALYQPVTTDLREIVTILKAVSVLERIGDNARNIAISTIHMKGTKRIPEIEALIGEVGKEVAGMVKKVLDYYVNDDIAGAESMATEASHVSAEMAEIRNKSIEAMKEDPEFVAAATDYIVVGGYLKRTEDYVTDIAEWIIYKRTGKIVELNPGTSSYL; this comes from the coding sequence ATGCGTCGCATGTTTGATGAAGAATTAGCTGATTTAGATACATCATTTAAGGAAATGGGACTTCTTGTCTCAGAAACTTTGGAACACTCTGTTCAAGCATTCCTTGATCACGATCGTGAAAATGCCCAAGAAATTATCGACCACGATAAGGCAGTTAACCAACGTGAAATTGCAATCGAAAAGAAGACATTCGAAATGATTGCTTTGTACCAACCGGTTACAACTGACTTGCGTGAAATCGTCACAATCTTGAAGGCTGTTTCAGTTCTTGAACGTATTGGTGACAACGCCCGTAACATCGCCATTTCAACAATTCACATGAAGGGTACAAAGCGTATTCCTGAAATTGAAGCCTTGATTGGTGAAGTTGGTAAGGAAGTTGCTGGTATGGTTAAGAAGGTCTTGGACTACTACGTTAACGATGATATTGCTGGTGCCGAATCAATGGCAACTGAAGCAAGCCACGTTAGTGCAGAAATGGCTGAAATCCGTAACAAGTCAATTGAAGCAATGAAGGAAGATCCTGAATTCGTTGCTGCAGCAACTGACTACATTGTTGTGGGTGGATACTTGAAGCGTACTGAAGACTACGTTACAGATATTGCTGAATGGATTATTTACAAGCGTACAGGAAAGATTGTTGAATTGAACCCTGGTACATCTTCATACTTGTAA
- a CDS encoding LysE/ArgO family amino acid transporter, whose translation MLALLSGMAIGFAFIAPIGMQNLYVFNNAMNNTMKRAFLYVAFVWFADATFSLAAYFGMGALINSNELLKLIVMIVGGLLVLYIGWAIFRSANSVEMGEKGTSLTPKAALISAFVVTWANPQALVDGSLMLGATRAKLAEADVWPFIIGVLIATATWFTFITLIVNLFKTKLTKKAFVWVNIVSGFIVMAYGIYLLVGAAKMIMG comes from the coding sequence ATGTTGGCACTATTAAGTGGTATGGCGATTGGTTTTGCATTTATTGCACCAATCGGGATGCAAAATTTGTATGTTTTTAACAATGCGATGAATAACACAATGAAGCGTGCATTTTTGTACGTTGCATTTGTATGGTTTGCGGACGCAACCTTTTCACTAGCAGCCTATTTTGGCATGGGTGCATTGATCAACTCAAACGAATTGTTGAAGTTGATTGTGATGATCGTTGGGGGATTGTTGGTTCTATATATTGGTTGGGCAATTTTCCGTTCAGCGAATAGCGTTGAAATGGGTGAAAAGGGAACTTCTTTGACACCTAAGGCCGCATTGATTTCAGCCTTTGTTGTGACATGGGCAAACCCACAAGCATTGGTTGATGGAAGCTTGATGTTGGGAGCAACACGTGCCAAGTTGGCTGAAGCTGATGTTTGGCCATTTATCATCGGGGTATTGATTGCGACTGCAACATGGTTCACATTCATCACGTTGATTGTGAACTTGTTCAAGACAAAGCTAACAAAGAAAGCTTTCGTCTGGGTCAACATTGTATCTGGATTTATCGTGATGGCTTACGGTATCTACCTATTGGTCGGTGCTGCGAAAATGATTATGGGCTAA
- a CDS encoding bifunctional folylpolyglutamate synthase/dihydrofolate synthase, with the protein MIETYDQAIAFIHGRHKWTKTPTFDRLALILATLDHPEQEQKYIHVTGTNGKGSTSQMMAGILRASGLQVGLFSSPFIERFNERIQDNAGQIPDDILLTLMQELAPLVEAQDAQHPGFELTEFEVVTTLMFMYFRLRPMDIVILEVGIGGMWDSTQFIPDKLASVITSVSYDHMHVLGDTLTEITTQKADIIQAERPVIVGLLPDEAMAVVTETVNERHSALLVNGQDFNMTQKVDGLHYTGLGHDVIVQLSLQGKYQINNAAVAITTVLTVAPTLGIDVANKIIQDGLSHVTWPARFETVQTNPLIIVDGAHNVAGIEALVETLRVNYADKHINVIFSALADKNFQQMLEKLLSENNIRVTVVPFVAPGARQAMSELPFEHERLAWQNSWQEALDMTVGDADVTIVTGSLYFVSEVRHAIMRANNN; encoded by the coding sequence ATGATTGAGACCTATGACCAAGCCATCGCCTTTATTCACGGGCGCCATAAATGGACTAAAACGCCAACGTTTGATCGTTTGGCGCTTATTTTGGCGACGCTTGATCATCCTGAACAAGAACAAAAATATATTCATGTGACGGGCACAAATGGAAAAGGATCAACGAGTCAAATGATGGCAGGAATTTTACGTGCTTCTGGTTTACAAGTTGGTTTGTTTAGCTCACCGTTTATTGAAAGATTTAATGAACGCATCCAAGATAACGCCGGACAAATTCCTGATGATATCTTGCTAACTTTGATGCAAGAGTTAGCGCCACTAGTTGAAGCGCAAGATGCGCAACATCCTGGTTTCGAACTAACTGAGTTTGAAGTTGTGACCACATTGATGTTTATGTATTTCCGTCTACGTCCAATGGATATTGTGATTTTGGAAGTCGGCATAGGGGGAATGTGGGATAGTACGCAATTTATTCCAGATAAGCTAGCATCAGTTATTACCTCAGTTTCTTATGACCATATGCATGTATTAGGTGATACTTTAACTGAAATTACGACACAAAAGGCAGATATTATTCAAGCTGAACGCCCTGTGATTGTGGGACTATTACCAGATGAAGCAATGGCAGTCGTGACAGAGACTGTTAATGAACGTCATAGTGCTTTATTGGTTAATGGACAAGATTTTAACATGACACAAAAAGTAGATGGGCTACACTACACAGGGTTAGGTCATGATGTCATCGTGCAATTGAGTTTACAAGGTAAGTATCAAATTAATAACGCTGCGGTAGCTATTACAACTGTTTTAACAGTTGCGCCTACCTTAGGGATAGATGTTGCCAATAAAATCATACAAGATGGGCTGAGTCACGTTACGTGGCCAGCCCGCTTTGAAACTGTACAAACCAATCCATTAATCATTGTGGATGGGGCACATAATGTAGCAGGGATTGAGGCCTTAGTTGAAACACTACGCGTTAATTATGCTGATAAGCATATTAATGTGATTTTTAGTGCCTTGGCGGATAAGAACTTTCAACAAATGCTAGAGAAGTTGTTATCCGAAAATAACATTCGTGTGACTGTTGTACCTTTTGTAGCGCCTGGTGCACGCCAAGCGATGTCTGAGCTACCATTCGAACATGAACGCTTAGCATGGCAAAATAGTTGGCAAGAAGCATTAGACATGACTGTTGGGGATGCAGACGTGACGATCGTAACTGGATCGTTGTATTTTGTATCTGAAGTACGTCATGCCATCATGCGTGCCAACAACAATTAA
- a CDS encoding YueI family protein — translation MPEMDPHLQNALYGTPKLNPDEQNKYLGAYRERVYAIQTKASLDDAQVMDLWDDILTKYPDAVWKLNGHLAADELMPYIQLAKKHHEEFSMVTDSASARNDIVAVLVADHAVHKEDVYLEDMLAENEPQEQVIETNEAPKKKWYQRFF, via the coding sequence ATGCCAGAAATGGATCCACATTTACAAAATGCGTTATATGGGACGCCAAAGTTAAACCCGGATGAACAAAATAAATATTTGGGTGCTTATCGTGAACGTGTCTACGCGATTCAAACGAAAGCGAGTTTAGATGATGCACAAGTGATGGACTTGTGGGATGATATCCTAACGAAATATCCAGATGCCGTTTGGAAACTAAATGGTCATCTAGCAGCGGATGAATTAATGCCATATATTCAATTAGCAAAGAAACACCATGAAGAGTTTTCAATGGTGACGGATAGTGCATCTGCACGTAATGATATCGTCGCTGTGTTGGTAGCTGATCACGCAGTGCATAAAGAAGATGTATACTTAGAAGATATGTTGGCAGAGAACGAACCACAAGAACAAGTCATTGAAACAAATGAAGCACCGAAAAAGAAATGGTACCAACGTTTCTTTTAA
- a CDS encoding replication-associated recombination protein A, protein MQKPLAYRMRPRTIDEIVGQEELVGPGKVVRRMVDAKMLSSMILYGPPGTGKTSIASAIAGSTQYAFRMLNAATDSKKDLQIVAEEARMSGGVVLLLDEIHRLDKTKQDFLLPLLESGEIILIGATTENPYLSINPAIRSRTQIFEVESLSVDDMLLALDRALADKDRGLGNFNVEISDKAKLHLVETTNGDLRAALNGLELAVKSTQPDTDGIVHIDLSVVEETVRRKALSVDKDGDGHYDVISALQKSIRGSDADAALHYLARLITGGDLQSIARRMRVIAYEDIGLAAPVVAQRAITAIQTAEQVGFPEARIPLANAAIELALAPKSASGINAIDAALADVSSGKTYEVPDHLKDSHYKGAADLGHGVGYLYPHNYPNDWVAQQYLPTELMGREYFTPDGNSQVEQTYAQRYQSLKKTQKEQLKS, encoded by the coding sequence ATGCAAAAACCGTTAGCTTACCGTATGCGTCCTCGTACAATTGATGAAATTGTTGGACAAGAAGAATTGGTCGGCCCAGGGAAGGTTGTACGTCGTATGGTTGATGCCAAAATGTTGTCATCAATGATTCTGTACGGACCACCAGGAACTGGAAAAACAAGTATCGCCAGTGCAATTGCTGGATCCACTCAGTATGCCTTTCGCATGTTAAATGCGGCAACTGATAGCAAGAAGGATCTACAAATCGTCGCTGAGGAAGCGCGTATGAGTGGGGGTGTTGTCTTATTGCTAGATGAAATTCATCGTCTAGATAAAACGAAGCAAGATTTCTTACTACCATTGCTTGAAAGTGGTGAAATCATTTTGATTGGGGCCACGACTGAAAACCCATACCTATCAATTAATCCAGCCATTCGTTCGCGAACACAGATTTTTGAGGTTGAATCATTGTCAGTTGATGATATGCTATTGGCCTTAGATCGTGCCTTGGCTGATAAAGACCGCGGTTTGGGAAATTTCAATGTTGAAATTTCCGATAAAGCAAAGTTACACCTAGTTGAAACAACGAATGGTGACTTACGTGCTGCATTGAATGGTTTGGAATTGGCTGTTAAGTCAACCCAGCCGGATACTGATGGCATTGTGCATATTGATTTATCTGTTGTGGAAGAAACTGTTCGCCGTAAAGCACTATCCGTTGATAAGGATGGGGATGGTCACTATGACGTTATCTCAGCGTTACAAAAATCTATTCGTGGGAGTGACGCTGATGCGGCATTGCATTATTTAGCCCGTTTGATTACCGGGGGTGATCTACAAAGCATTGCCCGTCGTATGCGTGTCATTGCGTATGAAGACATTGGCCTAGCAGCACCCGTCGTTGCACAACGTGCGATTACGGCAATTCAAACAGCTGAGCAAGTTGGTTTCCCGGAAGCAAGGATTCCATTAGCGAATGCGGCAATTGAATTAGCGCTAGCGCCAAAGTCAGCATCTGGTATTAATGCGATTGATGCGGCTTTAGCTGACGTTAGTTCTGGCAAGACGTATGAAGTACCCGATCATCTAAAGGATAGCCACTATAAAGGGGCGGCTGACTTGGGTCATGGGGTTGGATATCTATATCCACACAATTACCCAAATGACTGGGTTGCACAGCAATATCTACCTACTGAATTAATGGGACGTGAATACTTTACCCCAGATGGTAATTCGCAGGTCGAACAGACATACGCACAACGTTATCAAAGTTTGAAAAAGACACAAAAAGAACAATTGAAGTCATAA
- a CDS encoding peptide chain release factor 3 has translation MEAFQEQLKNRRTFAIISHPDAGKTTITEQLLLLGGVVREAGTVKGRKGNFAKSDWMEIEQKRGISVTSSVLQFDFQGKRINILDTPGHEDFSEDTYRTLMAVDSVIMVVDSAKGIEPQTKKLFEIVKERHIPIFTFFNKLDRDGRPPLDLLDELENTLGINAYPMNWPIGSGKILSGLFDLYHNRVEVYRPEGERFLALNEEGSELVEPNPIQQTPAWEETRDEVEMLVDAGNEFSEEAILKGELTPVFFGSALTNFGVETFLETYMQYAPAPEAKATTDGGKMEPDNEQFSGFIFKIQANMNPNHRDRIAFVRIVSGEFERGMDVTLARTGKKLRLSNVTEFMADTRENVETAVPGDIIGLYDTGNFQIGDTIHAGKKKVEFEELPTFTPEQFMRVNAKNVLKQKSFHKGVEQLVQEGTIQMYTAWDSGDYILGAVGALQFEVFQFRMENEYNTEVVLEPMGNKIARWVNPDQLDPRMASSRNLLVRDRSQNPVFLFENQFAERWFGDKYPDVQLEAKL, from the coding sequence ATGGAAGCATTTCAAGAACAATTAAAGAATCGCCGGACATTTGCCATCATTTCCCACCCCGACGCGGGTAAGACAACAATTACAGAACAACTATTGTTGCTTGGGGGAGTTGTCCGTGAAGCAGGAACAGTTAAGGGACGTAAGGGAAACTTTGCCAAGTCTGACTGGATGGAAATCGAACAAAAGCGTGGAATCTCTGTTACATCATCTGTATTGCAATTTGATTTCCAAGGTAAGCGTATTAACATCTTGGACACACCGGGCCACGAAGATTTCTCTGAAGATACATACCGTACATTGATGGCCGTTGACTCAGTTATCATGGTTGTCGACTCAGCTAAGGGTATCGAACCACAAACAAAGAAGTTGTTTGAAATCGTTAAGGAACGTCACATTCCAATCTTTACATTCTTCAACAAGTTGGACCGTGATGGTCGTCCACCACTAGACTTGTTAGATGAATTGGAAAACACGTTGGGAATCAACGCATACCCAATGAACTGGCCAATTGGGTCAGGTAAGATTTTGTCAGGGTTGTTTGACTTGTACCACAACCGTGTTGAAGTTTACCGTCCTGAAGGGGAACGTTTCCTTGCATTGAACGAAGAAGGGTCAGAACTAGTTGAACCAAACCCAATCCAACAAACACCAGCATGGGAAGAAACGCGTGATGAAGTTGAAATGTTGGTTGATGCGGGTAACGAATTCTCTGAAGAAGCAATTTTGAAGGGTGAATTGACACCTGTATTCTTCGGATCAGCCTTGACTAACTTCGGGGTTGAAACATTCCTTGAAACTTACATGCAATATGCGCCAGCTCCTGAAGCAAAGGCAACTACTGATGGTGGTAAGATGGAACCAGATAATGAACAATTCTCTGGCTTTATCTTTAAGATTCAAGCCAACATGAACCCAAATCACCGTGACCGTATCGCCTTCGTACGTATCGTATCTGGTGAATTTGAACGTGGTATGGACGTGACATTGGCACGTACTGGTAAGAAGTTGCGTTTGTCTAACGTGACTGAATTTATGGCTGATACGCGTGAAAACGTTGAAACAGCCGTACCAGGTGATATCATTGGACTTTATGATACTGGAAACTTCCAAATTGGAGATACAATCCATGCTGGTAAGAAGAAGGTTGAATTTGAAGAATTGCCTACATTTACACCAGAACAATTCATGCGTGTTAATGCGAAGAACGTTTTGAAGCAAAAGTCATTCCACAAGGGAGTGGAACAACTAGTGCAAGAAGGAACGATTCAAATGTACACTGCTTGGGATTCAGGAGATTACATCTTGGGTGCCGTCGGGGCGTTGCAATTTGAAGTCTTCCAATTCCGTATGGAAAATGAATACAACACTGAAGTTGTCTTGGAACCAATGGGGAACAAGATTGCGCGTTGGGTGAACCCAGATCAACTTGATCCTCGTATGGCCTCATCACGTAACTTGTTGGTCCGTGACCGTTCACAAAACCCAGTGTTCTTGTTTGAAAACCAATTCGCTGAACGCTGGTTCGGTGATAAGTATCCAGATGTGCAATTGGAGGCTAAGCTATGA